One window from the genome of Breoghania sp. L-A4 encodes:
- a CDS encoding YggS family pyridoxal phosphate-dependent enzyme, with translation MSDAASRLQEVKTRILEAERDAGRPAGSVTLVAVSKTFDIEHIEPVIAAGQRVFGENRVQEAQSKWPALKERHEDIELHLIGPLQSNKAKDAVALFDVIHTIDRDKIARAIKAEMEAQGRTPTLFIQVNTGGEPQKAGVLPEDADAFVKCCRDELGLAIEGLMCIPPADENPGLHFALLRKIAERNGLAGLSMGMSGDFDTAVAFGATHVRVGSAIFGTRDYPA, from the coding sequence ATGAGTGACGCCGCTAGCCGCCTCCAAGAGGTGAAAACCAGGATCCTCGAGGCGGAACGCGACGCCGGCCGGCCCGCGGGTTCGGTGACGCTCGTTGCCGTCTCCAAAACATTCGACATCGAGCATATTGAACCGGTGATCGCGGCGGGGCAGCGGGTGTTCGGCGAGAATCGCGTCCAGGAGGCGCAGTCCAAGTGGCCGGCGCTGAAGGAGCGTCACGAGGACATCGAGCTGCATCTCATCGGGCCGCTGCAGTCCAACAAGGCAAAAGATGCGGTGGCGCTGTTCGACGTGATCCACACGATCGACCGCGACAAGATCGCCAGGGCCATCAAGGCGGAGATGGAGGCGCAGGGCCGGACGCCGACGCTTTTCATCCAGGTCAACACCGGCGGCGAGCCGCAGAAGGCGGGCGTGCTGCCGGAAGACGCCGATGCGTTCGTCAAATGCTGCCGCGACGAACTCGGTCTGGCGATAGAGGGTCTGATGTGCATTCCGCCGGCGGACGAGAACCCGGGGCTGCATTTCGCGCTGCTGCGTAAGATCGCCGAGCGAAACGGGCTTGCCGGCCTGTCGATGGGCATGTCGGGGGATTTCGACACCGCGGTTGCCTTCGGCGCGACCCACGTGCGCGTCGGCAGCGCGATCTTCGGCACCCGCGATTATCCCGCTTGA
- a CDS encoding TetR/AcrR family transcriptional regulator, translating into MTETTIKASEPKKRSNARERIIDAAISVAQSECGGKISLDAVAESAGVSKGGLLYHFASKSALLQAMIARHVDTLDEAIEAAHAQTSRDKRPNAMMRAYLLAFRVKLCSGKKPAQGFLTAIAEEPALLDPVRAHHARLIAEIETKSDDPELAIMAFLAVEGIWNLRLFETSPFNETQLTSHFDSLIDLLADPPRH; encoded by the coding sequence GTGACCGAAACAACAATCAAGGCGAGCGAACCGAAGAAGCGCTCCAACGCGCGCGAACGCATCATCGACGCGGCGATTTCCGTCGCCCAGAGCGAATGCGGCGGCAAGATATCGCTCGACGCCGTCGCAGAAAGCGCGGGGGTGTCGAAAGGCGGCCTGCTCTATCACTTCGCCTCCAAGTCCGCATTGCTGCAGGCGATGATCGCGCGCCACGTGGATACGCTCGACGAGGCGATCGAGGCGGCGCACGCGCAGACGTCCCGCGACAAACGCCCCAACGCCATGATGAGGGCCTATCTGCTGGCGTTTCGCGTCAAACTGTGTAGCGGAAAGAAGCCGGCACAAGGGTTTCTCACGGCTATCGCCGAGGAGCCGGCCCTGCTCGACCCGGTCCGCGCGCATCACGCGCGCCTGATCGCGGAAATTGAGACAAAAAGCGACGATCCCGAACTGGCAATCATGGCGTTTCTGGCCGTGGAGGGCATCTGGAATCTGCGGCTGTTCGAGACCAGTCCGTTCAATGAGACGCAGCTGACCAGCCACTTCGATAGTCTCATCGACCTGCTGGCCGATCCCCCGCGCCACTGA